Proteins found in one Longimicrobium sp. genomic segment:
- a CDS encoding FKBP-type peptidyl-prolyl cis-trans isomerase, translating into MATARSGDTVRVHYTGRLEDGTVFDSSHGREPLEFALGAGEVIAGFDDAVEGMEPGESKSVWIPATSAYGAHDEDLLLLVELDRFPPNIRPEVGQRLQMKRDGGEPVVVTVAEVSDDGAVLDQNHPLAGRDLTFDLELVGIS; encoded by the coding sequence ATGGCAACAGCTCGCTCCGGCGACACCGTCCGGGTGCACTACACCGGCCGGCTGGAGGACGGAACCGTCTTCGACTCGTCGCACGGCCGCGAGCCGCTGGAGTTCGCCCTCGGCGCGGGCGAGGTGATCGCCGGCTTCGACGACGCGGTGGAGGGGATGGAGCCCGGCGAGTCGAAGTCGGTGTGGATCCCCGCCACCAGCGCGTACGGCGCGCACGACGAGGACCTGCTGCTGCTGGTTGAGCTGGACCGCTTCCCTCCCAACATCCGCCCCGAAGTCGGGCAGCGCCTCCAGATGAAGCGCGACGGCGGCGAGCCGGTCGTGGTCACGGTGGCCGAAGTCTCGGACGATGGCGCGGTGCTGGACCAAAACCACCCGCTCGCGGGGCGGGACCTCACCTTCGACCTGGAGCTCGTCGGCATCTCGTGA